From the genome of Candidatus Competibacteraceae bacterium:
AGCATATTTTTCGTCGAGATGGCATCAATGCCGTCATCGTCGAAGGCGACAGCTTCCATCGCCATGATCGGCTGGAAATGCAACGGCAATGCGAACAAGCTTACCGGGAGGGGCACAATCTTAGTCACTTTGGTCCCGAGGGGAACCTGTTCAACCGCTTGGAAGCGCTGTTCATGGAGTATGGCGAGCGTGGCAGCGGCCTGCGGCGCTATTACCTGCACAGCCGAGAAGAGGCCGAGCGTTATGGCCAAGACCCGGGAACATTTTCGCCTTGGGTGCAATTACCGCCCAGGACCGACCTGTTATTCTACGAAGGCTTGCACGGTGGGGTGGTGACCGACAAGGTCAATGTCGCCCGCTATGTGGATTTGCTGATCGGGGTGGTGCCAATCGTCAACCTGGAATGGATCCAGAAAATCCACCGCGATACCGCTGAGCGGGGCTACAGCGCCGAGGCGGTCACCGACGCCATTTTGCGGCGGATGTACGATTACACCCACTATATCGTGCCGCAGTTTTCATGCACCGACATTAATTTTCAGCGGGTGCCGACGGTGGATACCTCCAACCCCTTCACCGCTCGCGATATCCCCACGCTGGATGAAAGCTTTGTCGTGATCCGTTTCAAGGACGCTCGCAAAACCCAGCCGAATTTCCCTTATATGATTCATATGATTCATGACTCATTCATGTCGCGCCGCAATACCATCGTGGTGCCGGGCGGCAAGATGGGCTTCGCCATGGAAATCATCCTGCAACCGTTGATTGAACGGTTGGTTCGCCGGGAACTATGAAGGCGGGTTCACTCAGGTGGCGCGCGCGCCTCCGTGGCTCGGTGGGGATATGGCGATGCCGGCGATGCCGGCCAAGGTCATCGCGCCGCCCAAAGCCAGCTTCCAGGTCAGGATATCGCCCCACAGTAACACGCCGAAGGCGACCGCCAGCACAGGGTTCAGCAGCAGTAGCGGTGTGGTGACCCCAACCGGATAACGGCCGAGCAGGTAATAGACGATGCCGTGGCCGATCAGGGACGCGCCCAAGGCGGAATAGACCGGCGCGGCCAGTTCCAGGGTGCTCGCCGTGCGCAGAGCGGTCCATTGTCCCTGCTCGAACAACAGCGAGAGCAGCGCCAGTGCCGGCGTGGCGCACAGTGCGATCCAAGCTTGCAGCGCGAACACGCCGACCCCCCGCAACCGCCGCATCTGAATGGTGGCGAGCGCCATCGCCGCCGCGCCGGCGGTGACCAGCAGCAGAGCGTCGAGATGGCGGAATACCACCGGATCGAAGCCGATGACCAGCACGCCGCCGAACGCCAGGGCGATACCGGTCACCTGCCGGGCATCCAGGGTTTCGCCCAACAGGAACAGGGCCAGCACGGTCGAAAACGGTACATAAAGCTGGCTGGCGATGGCGACCGAGGCGATGTCGCCGCTAGCCTCCAGACCGGCGAAAATCAGGCTGAAATGCAGAACGCCCTGCACCAGGGCGATTCCCAGTACGCCGCCCATTTGGCCCGGAATCCGGCGCAGAAACGGTAGCAGTAGCAGCAACAGGACGGCAAAACGCAGGCTGGTAAATAGAAAGGGCTGGAAGTGGGTGACCCCCGCCTTGCCGGCGATAAAGTTGAACGCCCAAGCGGTGTTCGCGAGTAGCGCTAGCAGCAGATCTCCAGGTTGCATGCCGTAACGGGCCGGAGCGCCGTTACCGGGCAACGATTTCAGGCTTCCTCCCGCTGCCACCAGACCCTTGCGGCGTGCAGGAATCGGGTATCCAGTTCCGCTGCTGCTTCAGCCGGCAGCGCGCCGGTGAGCCACCACCGTTCCTGCAATTGATGGGGATCGTAGAGCGCTTCGGTTTCGACGGCGGCACCAGCCAGCGAGGCCGACAAGCGGGCGACCTGATACTCCATTCGCAGTTGTACGAACTCAGGCGGCGAGTCCACGCCAGCCACGATCTCCATGCATACGCACCAGGCTTGCTTGCGTTCCAGGTTATGCTCCAGACGCGCGCGCGCGGCCTGCATTTGGTCGGGAGTGCCCACCAGTGCCTGACAGACGGCGTCAAAGCGCTGTTGCAGTGCCGCTGCCGGCGCCGCCGGCAGATCCGGCAAGGCCGCCCACTCCTGGTGGACCGATGAGAGCAGGGTATCGTCCCGCTGGGTTTCCAACGCGGCTTCCAGTCGGGCGCATAACTGGCCGCGCTGCCGCAAGTGCTGGAAGCTTTCCTGGATATCGGCCTGGCGCAGGAGTTTTTCCCGTTGGGCGAACTGTCGAACGGCTGCTTCAAAGCGCTGGTCGGTCGCACGTTGTTCGGTTCTGGGTATCGACCCGATGATCTGCCACTCGTGTTGCGCCGCCTGTAGTCGGGTGTTCGCCCGCGCCAGTTGTTCACGGTCGATCAGGGCGAGCGACTCGATCTCTTCGCACAAGCCCAGCTTGTGCGTCAGATTGGCTTGACGTTCGGCGTCGGCGGCTTGCTGTTCAGTGTGACGACGGGCAAATACCGCGTCGCAGGCGGTGCGGAAAGCCTTCCACAAGGCTTGTTCTTGCCGGTAAGAGCCTTGCACGGTGGGCTGCCATTGAGCCTGTGCGAGTTTGGCGGTTTCGACGGCGATGCGCAGATCGGGGTTGTCCGCCAGAACCTGAACCTGTTGGATCAATTGCTGGCGCCGTTCCAGTTCACGTTGACGTTCGACATCGAGGTGCGCGTCCAGGCGCCGCAGGATCTGTTGGAAGCGACGATCGATGGCCTTACGGTCGGCGCGGTTGACCGGCCCGAGCTGGTGCCATTGTTCACGGGCACGGCGGCATAGCCGATCGGCTTCACGCCAGTCCACCTGTCGCCAGTCGGTGGTCGCCTCAAACTGTTCCAGTTGCTCGCAAAGCGCTGTTTTTTGGTCGAAATTGTGCTGGCGCTCGCGGGTCTGGGCCTCGAAATAGGCTTGACACGGGGCGTAGGCACGCTCGCAGGCGTTGTTGAAACGTTTCCATAGTCCCTTGGGCGCACCGCCTTCGTGATGGTCCAGTTCTTTCCAGGCCGCACGGACTTGCTGGATGCGCTGAGCGATATCGGCCGGATCGGCGTCGAGGTCGATCAGGCTTTCAGCGGCGGCGCAAAGCTGCTCCCGAGCCTGACTGGCGCCCCAGCGCCGCCAGCCGCGCAGTTCGCCGATGCGCGCGGCGCAGGATTGTAGTCGCTCCTCGATCGCCGCCATTTGTCCTCGGCTCAGGCCGATGTTGTGTTTGATCTGGTGGCGAACTTGCTCCTGCAATTGGGTGGCCTGTTGCAATTCGCCATCCCCGACGGCTGTTTCGAGCTGGCACACCCGGTCCTGAATGTCTTGCCATTCCTGATCGCGATGCTGAGCCTGTCGTTGTTGGCGGGCACGCAGTTTGTCGAGTAGACCGTCGAAATGGCTTTGCAGGTCGTTGGCGAGGGCTTGCGATTCCGGTCGCTCCAGTCCTTCCCAGCGCTGCCGCAGGTGCTTGAGATCGGCGTCGCGTACTTCGCTGGGCTGTCGGAGCAAGGTTTCGCCTTGCGCCAGCGCTTCGCGCAAGCGTTCGGTACGGCTATGGTTGCGCCGCAGGAGGCGTTCTTGCTCTTGGATGTCTTGAAGCAGTTGTTGGAATCGTGCTGTTTGCCGCCGGCTTTCGCTATCCTGGGCGGGGCCGTGGTGGGTCCAGGCGGTAGGTGCCTCGGTGGTGGCGTACTGCATCGCCGCGTCAAGTTCTGAGTTGGATTCACTGTGCTGGCGGAGCCGTTCCAACAGGGATTCCAGCGTGGCAAGCAGTTCCAGTCGTTGAGTCCGGCGGTTGGCGCTGGCTTGGCGTTCGGCCAGAAACCGACCGCGAGCTTGCGCGTAGCGTGCCTGGAGTTCGGGTGGAGCGCCGATGTCCTGTTCGCGCCATTCCTGTTCCAGTTTGGGAAACCGACCTGCGTTGAGGCCACTTTCGCCATCCCAGTTCAAACATTCCATTTCAGCGCACAGTCGCTCCAGGCTCAAGGCACGCGCCTGTTCGGTGTGCAGGGCATCCAAGCGTTCCCGTGCCCGGCGGTGCAGGCGCTTGTCGCGGTTACGGCTCTGGCGGGCGATCCGATCGAGCAGTTCAGGATCGCGCACACGTTCCAGCGCCGCCAGCCGCAGGTCTGGATGAGAATTCCCGATGGCGATGTCGGCCAATGCGGATTCCAGCTTAATCCGCTCTAGCGCCACCAACCGCAATTCGGGCTCGGTGGCCTGTTGCAGTAAAAATTCCACAAGGTTGGCATCCGGATCGCACCGCAGTCGTTCCAAGCGGCTGGCCAGCGTCGGGCCACCGGCGACTTTGCCGGCCAGCAAGGAATAATAGCGCGCCAGGGCGGCATCCCGAGGGGTCGCGTCGGTATCTTCGTCGGCGATGCGGCGTAACAGGTCGAGATCGTCGAGTCGCTCCAGCGCGGCGCGGCGGACGGCTGGATCGGGGTCCCGCCGAGCCAGATCGAGCAGTTTTGGATCGCTGCTGTCCAGATCCCGCAGGGATTGCTTGCGGGTTTCAGGGTTGGCTTGTTGCCACTTGGGTTTGAAGAAACGGCTCAGGATCATGAGGAGATCGATATGGCTCGGGGGTGGGGTGAAGCCCTGCCGGTTCGGGTGGATTCGATCAATATCCGGCAGCTAATTATGCCGACTACTTTAGCATACCGGCTCGGACTTGTTGCCGCGGCGCGTATTGCCGTGTCGCAACCATCTTGAGGCCGGTTAGGGTATTTGCACTACTTTCGCTTGCCACAGTGAAATCCATGGAAAGTGTAAAGCGAAATGATATTAAGGTGATAGCCGATTAAAGAGTATGTCATGCGCGAGCAGACCCACAAGAATGAGTCCGGCTCCATGACCGGTCCGGTCAGGGCAGCGGTGGGCGAGGTACAGCGGAAAACCGGTAATTTGATGGATGCGTTGGTCAGGGAAGGTGAGAAAGAAAGGCAATCTTAAGATGATCAACGGCATTGGCCCGGCGCTGGAAAGTAAATTGAATGCCGCCAGCTTTTGCTCCTACCGGCAGATCGCCAGTCTGACCGATACCAACATTAATGGCTTGGAAGCCGATGTGATCCATCTCAGCGGTCGGATTCGCCGCGATGGCTGGATCGGCCAGGCTAAGGCCTTATACGTTCGAAAATATGGGGGCGAAGCACTCTAGGGCTTGGTTCGACCGGGGCGCCGATCTTGGACGGAACGACCCGCGACGTGTAAATCGGCACGAGCGGCGGGAACCAGGACCGCCACGCCATCAGGCCGAGGCGGTCGCATTTGATGGGACAGTCTCAGGCGTTGAGGTCGGGAATGAGCCTGCTTTCCAGATGTGTGATCATATCCTTGAGCATAAGCTTGCGCTTCTTTAAGCGCTTCAGTTCAAGCTCGTCGACCAGCGGGTCCTTGGCTAGGCGGGTGATCACATCGTCCAGATCGCGATGCTCTGTCCGCAGTTCGACGAGCCGGTGTTTGTAGTGTTCGATGTCACTGCTCTCCATTGTGGAATTCTCCGAAGCAGGGCGGGTTTTCTGTCAGGCACGACAAACCGGGAACCGGACAGGTTCCCGACGCGCGGCGCTGATCGTGGTTACAAGCGGGGAGTCTAGTCCTACGCCGAACGACCGGCAAGATGTCCGACTTGGCGCAACCGTGTTGATTTCAGGTAAAGTCAGCTCGCTAAACACGGTTTCCGAGGTGACGGAGTGATGACGGTTGCGGTCAAGAAACAGCAGGTCAATTTCAATAAACTTCAGAAGCGGTTGCGGCGGAACGTCGGTCAGGCGATTCAGGATTTCAACATGATCGAGGACGGCGACCGAGTGATGGTCTGCCTGTCCGGCGGCAAGGACTCCTTTGTCATGCTCGACATTCTGCGCAAGCTACAGGCGCGGGCGCCGGTGCGCTTCGAACTGGTCGCGGTCAATCTCGATCAGAAACAGCCCGGCTTTCCCGAGCAGGTGCTGCCGGAATATCTCCAAGGCATCGGTGTGCCGTTCCATATCATCGAGCAGGATACCTACAGCGTGGTCAAGCGGGTGGTCCCAGAGGGAAAAACCACCTGCGGGCTATGTTCACGATTGCGGCGCGGAGCCCTATATACATTTGCTAAAGAGCACGGCATGACCCGGATCGCGCTGGGCCATCACCGCGACGATATTTTGGAAACCCTGTTCTTGAACCTGTTCCATGGTGGCAAGCTCAAGGCCATGCCGCCCAAGCTGCTGAGTGATGATGGCTGGCATGTGGTGATCCGGCCGCTGGCCTATTGCCGGGAGCACGATTTGGCCACCTATGCCGAGGTCCGGCAATTTCCACTTATTCCCTGCAACCTGTGCGGTTCACAGCCCAAGCTGCAACGTCAGGCGATCAAGGCCATGCTGCGGCAGTGGGAAAAGCAGTTTCCGGGGCGGATCGAGAACCTCTTTGCCGCGCTGCGGAACGTGGCGCCTTCGCATCTGGCCGATACCGGGTTGTTCGATTTCGCCGGGTTGGGCGCGCGCGGCGGCGGCCGGACGCCGGAGTGGTTGCCCGGCGGAGGTGATGGCGTTGCGGAATGGGATGTGGAGGAAAATGAGGAGTTGTCGGTCAAGATGAATACGAAACCGCACCTCAAGGAAGTATGCCTGCCCTTGCCGACCACGCGGCGGGTTTGACGCTATTTGAAATTCGCTGCTATGTTTCATCCATCGGTTTGTAATACGCCGGCTTTGCTGGATCGCATTTTTCCCTCCGCGCCAGCCGGCCTCACACGAGGAGATCACACAATATGAAGCAGCAATTGTTGGCGTTGGTTGCGGCGCTTGGTCTGGTCGTGGGCGGCGCAACCGCGCAGGCAGCCGATACCGTCAAAATCGGCCTGATGGCGCCGTTGACCGGGTCCTGGGCTAGCGAAGGCCAGGGCATGAAGAAGATCGTCGAACTGCTGGCCGAGCAGCAAAACGCCAAAGGCGGCGTGCTGGGGAAAAAGATTGTTGTGGTGACCGAGGACGATGGTGGCGACCCGCGCACCGCTTCGCTGGCCGCGCAACGTCTAACCACTCAGGGCGTGGTGGCGGTGGTCGGTACCTACGGTTCTTCGGTGACCGAAGCCAGCCAGGCGATTTACGATGAAGTCAAGTTGCCTCAGATCGCCAACGGCTCCACCGCCATTCGTTTGACCGAAAAAGGCTTCAAGCATTTCTTCCGCACCGCGCCGCGCGACGACGAGCAGGGCCGCATGGCGGCGCGGACCATCGGCAAGCTGGGCTTCAAGAAGGTTGCCATCCTGCACGACAATACCTCCTACGCCAAGGGCCTGGCGGACGAAGCCAATGCCCTGCTGAAGAGCAGCAAAGGTACGGAGGTGGTGTTTTTCGATGCGCTGACTCCCGGCGAACGTGATTACACCGCTATTCTGACCAAGCTGAAGGGTACCAATCCCGATGTGGTGCTGTTTACCGGCTACTATCCCGAAGCTGGTCTGCTTATGCGGCAAAAGAAGGACATGAACTGGAAGGTGCCATTTCTGGGCGGCGACGCCACCAACAATGTTGATCTGGTCAAGATCGCCGGCAAGGAGGCCGCCGAGGGTTTCTACTTCCTCAGCCCGCCGCAGCCGCGGGATCTGGATACGCCGGACGCGGCGGCATTTCTGGCCGATTACCAGAAAAAATATAATGAGTTGCCGCCCTCGATCTGGGCGATGCTGGCAGGGGACGGTTTCCGGGTGATGGTGGCCGGCATCGCGGGGGCCAAGTCCACCGATGGCGACAAGATCGCCGAATACCTGCACCAGGATCTCAAGGATTATCCGGGCTTGAGCGGACCGATCTCCTTCGATGCCAAGGGCGATCGCGAGGGCGAGGTGTACCGGGTCTACCAGGTGGATGCCGAAGGCAATTTCGTGTTGCAGAAGCTGTAAGTCTCTGGCGCGGTTCCTCCCGGCTTGGGGGGAACCGCCACGACCGCGCAAGTACCGGCAGCTCACTCGACGCTTCTTTCCCCTCCAACCTGGATCCCAGTGATCTCGTGGAAGAATTTTTCCAGCAACTCACTAATGGCCTCGCCGTGGGCGGCATCTATGCCCTGATCGCCTTGGGCTACACCATGGTTTACGGTGTACTCAAGCTGATCAACTTTGCCCACGGCGACCTGTTTACCTACGGGGCCTATCTGGGTTTGACCCTGCTGACCTCGCTGGCGCTAACCGACCGCTTGGGTTTCGCCCTGGGCGTGCTGGTGCTGGTGCTGATGGTGATGGGGCTGGTGGCGGTGCTGGGCGCGATTCTGGAGCGGGCCGCGTATCGTCCCTTGCGGGAATCACCCCGCTTGTCGGCGGTGGTGTCGGCGCTGGGCGCGTCGATCTTCCTGCAAAATGCGTTGATGCTGATTTACGGCGCGCGCTTCCAGGTTTATCCCGATAACATCCTGCCCACCGCCACGCTGAATGTGTTCGGCCTGTACCTGCCGCTGATGCGGGTGCTGATCGTGTTGGCCTCGGTGCTGATGATGGCCGCTCTGTACCTGTTCATCCAGAAGACCCGGATCGGGGCCGCCATCCGCGCGGCGGCGATCGATCAGGGCGCGGCGCGACTGATGGGCATCGACGTGAACCGGGTGATCCTGCTGGTGTTTCTGATGGGGCCGGCGCTGGGCGGGACTGCTGGGCTGATGGTGGGGCTGTACTACGGCCAGATCAATTTCACCATGGGCTGGGTCTACGGTATGAAAGCCTTCACCGCCGCGATCCTGGGCGGCATCGGCAACATCCCCGGCGCGATGGTGGGCGGGTTGTTGCTGGGCGTGATTGAGGCGCTGGGCGCGGCCTATATTTCCATCGCCTGGAAGGATGCCATCGCTTTCCTGGTGCTGATTCTGATCCTGATTGTCCGGCCCACCGGTTTGCTAGGCGAGCGGGTAGCGGACAAGATATGAAGAGGATAAGAGATAGGGGTACAGATCATGATGGCGGATGGAGCTCATGAAGCACGGTAAGCCGTTCGCCATCGTACTGGTCGCCGCGCTATTGGCCGCCGCGCCGCTGTTTCTCAACGCCTATCAGGTGGACGTACTCAACAGCATCGGTCTATACGGGTTGCTGGCGCTGGGTCTCAACCTGATTTTGGGCGAGGCCGGCCTGTTCAATATGGGTCATGCCGCCTTTTACGCGGTGGGCGCCTACACTGCCGCCATTCTGAACACCCGCTATCAGATTCCGATCCTGTGGACCTTGCCGCTCAGCGGTTTGGCCGCCGGCCTGTTTGCGCTGGTGGTGGCGCGGCCGGTGGTGCATCTGCGCGGCGATTACCTGCTGATCGTCACCATCGGTGTCGGCGAAATCGTGCGTATCGCCCTGGTGAACGACCTCTTCGGCATGACCGGTGGCGCCAATGGTATTTTTGGCATCAGCCGTCCCCATCTGTTCGGCGTCGTCATTCGCCGGCCGCAGGAGTTTTTCTACCTGATTTGGGGCTGCGTGGCGCTGACCATTTTTCTGTTTTTGCGGCTGAAACAGTCACGGTTCGGACGAGCGCTCAACTACTTGCGTGAGGACGAGGTGGCGGCGGAAGGTAGTGGCATCAATACCGCGTACTACAAGCTGGCCGCATTTGGCCTGGGCGCGGCCTGGGCGGGCATGGCTGGCACCCTGTTCGCGGCCAAAATGACCATCATCTCTCCGGAATCCTTCAATTTCTGGGAATCGGTGGTGCTGTTTATGATCGTGATTCTCGGCGGGGCGGGCAATATCGCCGGAGTCCTGCTGGCGGCGTTCCTGGTCATCGGCTTGCCGGAACTGTTCCGCGAGTTCGCCAGCGCCCGGATGCTGGTGTTCGGCCTGGTGATGGTCGTGATGATGGTGTTCCGGCCGCAGGGTTTGTTGCCGGCGGGCGGAGGACGATTTTCGCCGGTAACCCTGACCAGGGGGCGCGGATGATGGAGGCGCCATCCGTTGTATCCGGTCGGCTGGCCGCCACTGCGACACCGTTGCTGACGCTCCAGGGACTGACCAAAACCTTTGGCGGTCTGACCGCGGTCAACGCAGTGTCCTTCGTCGTCGAGGAAGGTTCGGTGGTCGGTCTGATCGGCCCCAACGGTGCCGGCAAGACCACGGTATTCAACCTGATCACCGGCAACTATCGACCCGACCGGGGGCGAATCGAATTCGCCGGTACGTCGCTGGCCGGTTTGCGCACCCACTGCATCATCGCTCTCGGCATCGCCCGTACCTTCCAGAACATCCGACTGTTCCAGCGCCTGACGGTGCTGGAAAACGTGCTGGCCGGCTGCCATTATCGGATGCAGGGCGGAATTCTCGCCGCCATGTTGCGGTTGCCGTCCCAGCGACGCGAGGAAAACGACGCCATGGGCCGGGCCTTGAAGGAGTTGGAATTTGTCGGTTTGCGCCAACAAGCGCTGGCGTTGGCCAAGAATCTGGCCTATGGCGACCAGCGGCGACTGGAAATCGCCCGGGCGCTGGCGACCCAGCCGCGATTGCTGGTGCTGGACGAACCGGCCGGCGGCATGAACGAACAGGAAACCGAGGCGTTGATTGGTTTGATCGCCCGCATTCGAGAACGCGGGATCACCATTTTGCTGATTGAACACGACATGCGCCTAGTGATGCGCGCCTGCGAAACACTGGTGGTGCTGGAAAACGGCGGCAAAATCGCCGAGGGCGCGCCGGAACAGGTGCGCCTCGATCCCAAGGTGATCGAGGCTTATCTGGGCACCGAGGACGAGGCGTAACGCGAACCCGTGGAGAAATTCTGACCCATGACCGCAACCGCCGCTAAATTCGCGACTTACGAAGACCTGTTCGACCTGCCCGAAAATCTGGTGGGCGAGATCATTCGCGGTCAATTGATCGCGCAACCGCGCCCCGCGCCGAAACATATCGTGGCGAGTTCAGTCCTCGGCGAGGAATTGGTCGGTCCATTCCAAAAAGGACGGGGAGGCGGTCCAGGCGGCTGGTGGATTCTGGACGAACCGGAACTGCATCTTGGTCCGCATATCCTGGTGCCCGATCTGGCCGGTTGGCGGCGGGAACGTTTGCCCGCCATGCCGGATACGGCCTTTTTTACGCTACCGCCCGATTGGGTGTGCGAAGTGCTTTCACCCGGCACGGCCCGAATCGACCGGGCGGATAAAATGCCCATTTATGCCGAATATGGGGTGTCGTTTCTATGGCTGATCGATCCGGCGTTGCATACCTTGGAAGCGTTCGTGCTGCGCGACGGGCATTGGTCGCTGGAGCACGTTTATCAGGAAAACGACGAGGTGCGCGCCGTCCCCTTTGATGCAGTGGCTTTTTCGCTGGCGGGCTTATGGTCATGAAACGCATCCGTGCCGGATACTCGCGCCATGCTGCTTGAAGTCGAAAACCTGCACGTTCACTACGGCAACGTCGAGGCGTTGCACGGCCTCAACCTGCACGTCCGCCAAGGCGAAATCGTCGCCATTCTCGGCGCGAACGGTGCTGGGAAAACCACCACCCTGCACGCCATCAGCGGCCTGCTGCGTCCCTCGCGGGGCGAAATCCGCTTCGAATCCAGACCGATCCACAAATTGCCCGCGCATCGATTGGTGGGCATGGGGATCGCCCATGCGCCGGAAGGTCGCCGCATCTTCGGTACGTTGACCGTTCAGGAGAACCTGAATCTGGGCGCCTTTACCCAAGCCGACCGGACCCGGACGGCCAAGACCCTGCAATGGATTCACGAACTGTTTCCGGTGCTGGCCCAGCGCCGCGAGCAACTGGCCGGCACCCTGAGTGGCGGTGAGCAGCAGATGCTGGCCATCGGCCGGGCATTGATGGCCAACCCCCGGATTTTATTGCTGGACGAGCCGAGTCTCGGGCTGGCGCCGCTGCTGGTTAAGGTCATTTTCCAGACCCTGTGGGAGATCAACGAGGCCGGAGTCACCATCGTGCTGGTCGAGCAGAACGCCCGCGCCGCGTTGAAGCTGGCGCATCGTGGCTATGTGATGGAAGTCGGCCGAATCGTGCTGGAAGATCGCGCCGAGGCGCTGTTGGCCAATCCCGAGGTTCGCAACGCCTACCTGGGTGGTCAGACGGCCGGAGAGTGACGGTTTGAACGAATCGCCGCCGGTGCCGGCATCGCCGGTTGTCGCCATCGAGCCACCACCGATTGCCGCGCCGCCGCTGATCCCTGAACCGGAACTGGCCGAGGTGGTGCTGCCGGCGACGGCCGCGCCCGAACCCGCCGCCGTCCACCACCGCGCCGTGCTGATGCTG
Proteins encoded in this window:
- a CDS encoding Uma2 family endonuclease — translated: MTATAAKFATYEDLFDLPENLVGEIIRGQLIAQPRPAPKHIVASSVLGEELVGPFQKGRGGGPGGWWILDEPELHLGPHILVPDLAGWRRERLPAMPDTAFFTLPPDWVCEVLSPGTARIDRADKMPIYAEYGVSFLWLIDPALHTLEAFVLRDGHWSLEHVYQENDEVRAVPFDAVAFSLAGLWS
- a CDS encoding ABC transporter ATP-binding protein, producing the protein MLLEVENLHVHYGNVEALHGLNLHVRQGEIVAILGANGAGKTTTLHAISGLLRPSRGEIRFESRPIHKLPAHRLVGMGIAHAPEGRRIFGTLTVQENLNLGAFTQADRTRTAKTLQWIHELFPVLAQRREQLAGTLSGGEQQMLAIGRALMANPRILLLDEPSLGLAPLLVKVIFQTLWEINEAGVTIVLVEQNARAALKLAHRGYVMEVGRIVLEDRAEALLANPEVRNAYLGGQTAGE